DNA from Daucus carota subsp. sativus chromosome 1, DH1 v3.0, whole genome shotgun sequence:
AGAGTGAAGCAGGTACAACAACATTTTCTTTGGCATTCCCAGCCTATAAAATACGACATATTTCATATGATACTCCACTCTGTGTGGTACAATAGAGTTTTTCAGGGATAGATGTGCATGAATATTTCATGTACAATATGTGTTTTTTAGGATGTGATGAAGTAGATGACAGAAGGGTTTACAATCAAATATCAATAGAAAGGTACAAAtttgtgtttttgttgttttgtttaacATTCATGTTTTTAAGCCATCTCAGAAACTAAATAATGGTCCAACTTCAGTCATAattatcatgtatataatatatattcaattacTGTCATGTTTTGCCGGACCTTTTCgatttgtgatttttttatatagtattctaattaaattaatatttaacatgtgtttaatatttttatttaataaagtaagtctaatttttaaaaaagaggTGCTCTAAGAAAAGCACggtgtgtgttttttttaagtgaCTTAGTTTTGAAGAATAAGATTAACAGAAttgatgaaaatgatgatgGTAATAAATAGAAGATTGTCATTGCATGAGAGttgcataattatttaaataacgTGATTATGGTGTataagtaattattttattcagaTTATATAATTGCTTTATTACCGTTAAAAGTTATGTCAAAGTTCTGTGCAATTAATAAAAGCCAGGAGTTTGGATTTTAAGAGAAATAAGAAATAGGAGAAAACTTGgttattatatatgttgcatgtgattattatatatgtatttaattgactgcgtgtatatattatatgtttccaATGTGTTTTTATCaagcatttattattacaaaatatttataatattattgtctATATTCTCGAAAGTAGGggttttatgaatattttttttaatttgaatgcatcaattttttatattcaatataaaattaaatttgcaAAAGTTATAATTATTCAACCAAGGTTTCTGTTCTTTTAACTACTTTTTGTTAATCAATCAAAATCTATCCTTATAATATTCAATATATACATTtccattaaaaattatttttattagtcatatataatattataaaagaagatAATCAAACTTAATTGGTGTATAATTATTGTTAAATACTGAGTTTGACCACCAAAATCTAGGAAACACTCTCAATGAAGTTATGGGTTAGGAGTGGCTGGTATTTGACGGTGGATAGAGCTCTCAAGATACAGAAGCAACCAAAGAAGTAACTAAGTCATGATTTTCTAATAAAAACTTTGTTATTTATGAAGCTGTAAACACGTGTggcatgattatgtgattatgcATGCTCCCATCCTTTTTATTTGCAATTTCGGTATAACAAAAATGGAAGTTTAGAACAAAATGGAAGTTCAGAAATTGGAAAAAATTTAAAGTGGGAAAAAACCCGAACAACTGAACAAGACAGTCGTTGTGATTTGTGATAATTACGTGTATCCTATATTTCTTATCGGAAAAGAATATTGCTCCGTCATACTAAATTCTAAGAACTAAACCAACTGTTTAATAAACTTGTTACAATCCCAACAGGATTCGGGTATACAATCCGGATGAATATGATACTCTCTCTGATCCTTATTATAAGTCACCAACACTTTTTGCACACACTTTTAGGTGCTTTGATCAcacacttaaaattattttttttaaaattttctttttctgaattaaaatatatatcaaatattttaattcagaaaaagaaaaattaaaaaaaaataattttaagtagatGGTCAAAGACCtagaattgtgtgcaaaaagtctCGGTGTCTTATATTAAGGACCAGACAACCTAATTTGTGTGCAACTTCAAACACTACTATACTTCACTAATTCAGCTAAATACTCCACTAGTAAAAGCCATGCAGTCAAGATAATGAATCAAGTACAGCACTTAAACGAGTAACAATCGTCTCTGTTTGTAATTTGTACTCTGGTGTCTCCGTTTGCATGTCCTTATTAGCATTTGTTTTCATCGGAACTTTTGGTCTCTTATTATAAGGCTACAAGCTCGTTCCAAGAATCATATCATATGGTAATGCTTCACATCACAAAGGTTGAGGATGACCTTACTGGCCAGTGGCCAGATCCCTCATCATAGTCACTGAGAACTCCACTTTCTTtcctcttgttttatttttatgtagtCATTAAATATTATACCAGTCTGGTTTACACTTTGCAGAAATGAAAGTGGATGACTGCATCATGATTTTAAAACCTTCCCTCTCCAGCTTTCAATCAATAATGATGGAAGACAAAGTTccgaaaataaattttacagaAAAAGTAGCAATGCAGGTGTTAACTTTAGGCTAATTTGCTCCGGTTTCTTACTTGCAGGATTGAGATATTCTGTTGCTAACGGATCATTATGCTTATGCAGAAGAAGATGTTGCACCAACGTAAACTGTTTAACAAATATAATGTGGCTATAATTCTCACGGTAAACTTCAAAATACATGATTATCCAACTGAGTCTAATAGTTGACAAATtggaaaaaatttaaacattctGGTAAACTTCGATCACAACTAATATTCCTCTTTAGAAAACTCATCACTTGTTCTTCCTCATCTTTAAAAACTCATCACTTGTTCTTCCTCATCattgttaaattttataacaaaGTCAGATCCATATTATATCCGCAATTGTTTTGAAATCTCTTTACTATCATACTTTTTCTACATGAAATTGCATAGCCATAACCCAACCGTTTGAAAAACTTTTTCCAGTGACTtgattcttttaaatttttttctttataaaaaatcacttttatttttattattacatttttaataacccaCAAATCATTAGTAAGTCAAACTTAGCCAAACAAATAATCCAAACTCCTCGCTTATCACATTAAATCATcttaactcataagtcataattttaaacttaGCCAACCAGCTCTAATTCATGTAACTAAGTAATCTTTGCCTTAGAGCACAGTTGGATAGTTGATTAAGAGTTTTTCCTCCATCATCCCAGGTTCTGGGTTGGACTCGGCTCATCTCGAAAATTCttagaacatatatttaaataaatgaagtCGAACAAGTATCTTGTAACCAGAATCTAGAACTATTTTTCTCAATAAACTCCAGCAGACATGTTTGTATCAAATATTCCATAGAAAAGGATAATTCCTTCTACCCCGTAAATAATCAAATCTTAAGTAAATTGCTAGTTGaacttataatatatgaaaaaacaCTTAGGTTAAGCTAAGCAGAGTAAACCAGAGCTCCCACAATAACCAGCCCCCAACGCCCATTATCAGTTATAGAATCGCCACATTAACACGACTTTGTGTTCCTTGAATTCGTTTCACAAGATGCTTTATGACACTCCTCTTAGTTGTCATTCGATCCCCATATTCAGACGTACAAACTGTGCGTGGGTTTTCTATTGTCTCAGGCCGACGAGTATAAAAAACAAACCTCTGAAGATTGGGAGCATGTTGAGCGAGGCAAATGGCAAGCTCTGCAGCAATCGCACATCCAGCATATCCACGATACTCTACAGTCTTAAGTTGCTCGTGGCAACGTATTGCATTTTCTTGAGCATTGTCCGGGGCTACAATTTGCTGAGTATGGGACGGCCAAATTCGTCTTGCCTGGTCGTGATACATCAGCTGCAAACCAACATAAATTCATGTCAAACACTGCCTGCCCTGCCAACTTATATCAAAACAATCCAACTTATAAGAATTGAGACCATACAATCATTACATggcaaaattaataaaaaaaagtaaaattaaatataaaaggtGCATTAAACCTTCAACTTGAATGTGTGCAACAGGGGACACGCCTCTATTAAGGAGGTCGATAGAATAAGGTCATAATCCTGTTGCCAAAGAACTATCTCTAATTGCTGAAGATTAGCAAAAGTTGGGAATCCACTAAATGCAGAGCGGAGCTACAAAATTAGAAAGGTGCAAAAGCATCAAGATTGTGCACAGAGTACAGAATAAACTTATTAGGAATTTAAGAAACCAGCAGAACATATGACATTATAGCAGGTATTGAACTAACCTTGTACCAGTTAACCGACAGTTTTTCAAGCTGAGAAGCCATGCCAGATAGGGTATCCGAATCAGGAAGATACGCCCCTACAAAAGTAGCATCCACAAGTGAAGGAATGCTACGATATTCCACATCAATATCAGCCTCACCAAATATAAAGGAAGTAAGATTTGGAGCAAATACACGGAGAATTCTGAACTTAAGAGGCCACAAGCTTTGAAAAAACTCCAAGTGTTTCAGCCCAAGGGATGACACAACAAGTTCCCGGGAGTGTTCTGAAGAGGCAGCAAGTTTCCGGGAGTGTTCTGAAGAGGCAGCATCATCATCACTGCTCCAGTTGTGAAGCGACAGATGTTGAAGATTAAGACAATTAGTTAAAACCCATTGGATTAAAGGTCCTTTTATAATCACTGTGTCCAAGTGAAGAGATTTGAGTGCAGTATTGAGAATTAAGGCAGGATTGGTGGAAAAAATGTCGGAAAAATTGATTCTGGGACAATTGTTATGATATTCGTAATCAGGTCCAAAGTTGAGTTCCAAATGGTGAACCTCTTTGACAAAGGCATATTGGACCCAATTGTGAATATGAGAGCCATAACAAGTATTGAGGGGCATATGTATTCTGAGGCTATCAAGATATGGAGCTCGGTTTGCACTCATCACGCGGTTAACCCATTCAACAAACTTGTCCATTTCAGGTTGGGGATAAGATGCTAATTTTAGATATTCAGCAAACTTGTACATTTCAGGTTGGGGATAAGATGCTAATTTTAGAGAGGCAATAGTTTCAGGATCGATACTGAAATCTAGATCCATGAGGTGAGTCCAAACATGTTTCCACCTCTTGGAAAGAATGCTGGTTCTCCCTGCTGTTTTCATATCACCAGTTAAGATGAGCACGTAAATCAGCACATCATCAGGTAAACCGCTTATCAAATCAACACCATGATCATAGTCTTCAGTGAGATCAGTCTTGTGAAACAGCCTTCTCTTCTTTATACTCACATATGTTTTATATTCCTGACAGACATCTCGGAGACGTGCCCAAGCATCCATAGCATTAGTAATACGATGCAATTTTATTCGGGCAAGTAAATAGGGGGAGATAGTGGCATAAATCCACGTAAGAAGAAGTGCATCTTGTCGACGCCAAAGAAAGGTGTCATCATCGTCAACACGTCTAGTGACTATAGTGTTATCAGCAAGTGATGGAGCACGAATGGTTGGATCGATATGATGGAGAAGATTATGATCCCGAGCAGCATTGCGGAAAAGAGCAGACCAGGTGCTGTAATCGACTTGAATAAGATCAAGAACAACAGGAATTAGCTTCTTAATGGAGGAGTATTGCCGAGGAACAAAATTCTTGTCCTCCTTCTTTTTAATTCTTGGTGCATATAACTTTTCATGTATGTAATTAAGGGTGTCCCGGTCTAGAACTTTCGATGCAGCCATGAGAATTCAGACTTGAGAATACTCTGCTTCTGACTTTTAGGGTTAGGGATTAGGGTTTACTTTATATATCCTCGAGCTTGGAGTTTTTGCAAGAGGGTTATTATGtttcttcaatttttttcttaataaaatcttaatatttatatttttgttgaatttttctttgaaaaataacgGGTGAAAATATAAGTATTGTCTCAAAATACTTACAAAAagtcaaaattattattataagatattttaggtgagagaatattgttgaatcagataTCATATCACAgactttaaatatttttaaaatgattttaaaaatatattttataaaattttagatcaaatgttataaaattttattaacttatatgTGTTCGTACCTGAAATTAAGGCCAGTCCATTTTGCAAATTATTCAACTTACATAAAACAGATATTTTTGCAATGCCAATAGGGtcattatcaattaattaacaTATCCATtcatttatgaatataatataatttaaaaagttaatatcttgtaaaaatttgcatgatatgtgtatcaatatttatcatataataatcaaccgttttgaaattttttcataattttaattttttactatATAATAGTTATGTGATTTTGGGGACCTCTTTGAAATTcgaaaaatctatttaaaatatgatattattttgattCAAATCGTAAATAACTTTTCATtcttacaatttttttgaagagatcgcaaatattaaatattattttataaattaatataaaaaaaattcaatacatAATTCGATACTAAGATATGATGAAATCAAAACTGTCAGATTATAATTTTTACGACATTAAGTATAGATAAAATCGAACCAAATCGATTTCGATGATCAGATCAACGCCGCTGTCAACATTATTAACCCCATCCCCTCCCCGACTAAATTAGAGACAAAACCGTGTCTGCATTGATTAAGTCAAATTAGAACAAGATTTTCTCTCCAAATTTAAGCCACGTCGATAGCTTGGGGCCTGTTTAGGACATCTATAAGTTCAAC
Protein-coding regions in this window:
- the LOC108216215 gene encoding putative F-box/FBD/LRR-repeat protein At5g62970; this translates as MAASKVLDRDTLNYIHEKLYAPRIKKKEDKNFVPRQYSSIKKLIPVVLDLIQVDYSTWSALFRNAARDHNLLHHIDPTIRAPSLADNTIVTRRVDDDDTFLWRRQDALLLTWIYATISPYLLARIKLHRITNAMDAWARLRDVCQEYKTYVSIKKRRLFHKTDLTEDYDHGVDLISGLPDDVLIYVLILTGDMKTAGRTSILSKRWKHVWTHLMDLDFSIDPETIASLKLASYPQPEMYKFAEYLKLASYPQPEMDKFVEWVNRVMSANRAPYLDSLRIHMPLNTCYGSHIHNWVQYAFVKEVHHLELNFGPDYEYHNNCPRINFSDIFSTNPALILNTALKSLHLDTVIIKGPLIQWVLTNCLNLQHLSLHNWSSDDDAASSEHSRKLAASSEHSRELVVSSLGLKHLEFFQSLWPLKFRILRVFAPNLTSFIFGEADIDVEYRSIPSLVDATFVGAYLPDSDTLSGMASQLEKLSVNWYKLRSAFSGFPTFANLQQLEIVLWQQDYDLILSTSLIEACPLLHTFKLKLMYHDQARRIWPSHTQQIVAPDNAQENAIRCHEQLKTVEYRGYAGCAIAAELAICLAQHAPNLQRFVFYTRRPETIENPRTVCTSEYGDRMTTKRSVIKHLVKRIQGTQSRVNVAIL